One stretch of Streptomyces sp. MMBL 11-1 DNA includes these proteins:
- the dapA gene encoding 4-hydroxy-tetrahydrodipicolinate synthase codes for MAPISTPQTPFGRVLTAMVTPFTADGALDLDGAQRLAAHLVDAGNDGLIVNGTTGESPTTSDTEKDQLVRAVLEAVGDRAHVIAGIGTNDTRHSVDLARTAERTGAHGLLAVTPYYNKPPQEGLLRHFTAIADSTGLPVMLYDIPGRSGVPIDTETLVRLADHPRIVANKDAKGDLGRASWAIAESGLAWYSGDDMLNLPLLSVGAVGFVSVVGHVVTPELRALIDAHLSGDVQKATEIHQKLLPVFTGMFRTQGVITTKAALTLQGLPAGPLRLPLVELSAQETSQLKIDLAAGGVQL; via the coding sequence ATGGCTCCGATCTCCACTCCGCAGACCCCCTTCGGGCGGGTCCTCACCGCTATGGTCACGCCCTTCACGGCGGACGGTGCTCTCGACCTCGACGGCGCCCAGCGGCTCGCCGCCCACCTGGTGGACGCAGGCAATGACGGCCTGATCGTCAACGGCACCACCGGTGAGTCCCCGACCACCAGTGACACGGAGAAGGACCAGCTCGTACGAGCGGTGCTCGAAGCGGTCGGCGACCGGGCGCACGTCATCGCCGGCATCGGTACCAACGACACCCGGCACAGCGTCGACCTCGCCCGGACGGCCGAGCGCACCGGCGCCCACGGCCTGCTCGCCGTGACGCCGTACTACAACAAGCCGCCGCAGGAGGGTCTGCTCCGGCACTTCACCGCCATCGCCGACTCCACCGGCCTGCCGGTGATGCTGTACGACATCCCCGGCCGCAGCGGAGTGCCGATCGACACGGAGACCCTCGTCCGGCTGGCCGACCACCCGCGGATCGTCGCGAACAAGGACGCCAAGGGCGACCTGGGCCGCGCCAGCTGGGCCATCGCCGAATCCGGACTCGCCTGGTACTCCGGTGACGACATGCTCAACCTGCCGCTCCTCTCGGTCGGCGCGGTCGGCTTCGTCTCCGTGGTCGGCCACGTGGTCACCCCCGAGCTGCGGGCCCTGATCGACGCGCACCTGAGCGGCGACGTCCAGAAGGCCACCGAGATCCATCAGAAGCTGCTCCCGGTCTTCACCGGGATGTTCCGCACCCAGGGCGTCATCACCACGAAGGCCGCCCTGACCCTTCAGGGACTCCCGGCCGGACCACTGCGCCTGCCGCTGGTGGAGCTCAGCGCCCAGGAGACGTCCCAGCTCAAGATCGACCTCGCGGCCGGCGGGGTACAGCTGTAG
- a CDS encoding ribonuclease J has product MSHPHPELGTPPKLPKGALRVTPLGGLGEIGRNMTVFEYGGRLLIVDCGVLFPEEEQPGIDLILPDFTTIRDRLDDIEGIVLTHGHEDHIGGVPYLLRLKPDIPLIGSKLTLALIEAKLQEHRIRPYTLEVTEGQRERIGVFDCEFIAVNHSIPDALAVAIRTPAGMAVATGDFKMDQLPLDGRLTDLHAFARLSEEGIDLLLSDSTNAEVPGFVPPERDISNVLRTVFANAQKRIIVASFASHVHRIQQILDAAHEYGRRVAFVGRSMVRNMGIARDLGYLKVPAGLVVDVKTLDDLPDDEVVLVCTGSQGEPMAALSRMANRDHQIRIVPGDTVILASSLIPGNENAVYRVINGLTRWGANVVHKGNAKVHVSGHASAGELLYFYNICKPKNLMPVHGEWRHLRANAELGALTGVPKDHIVIAEDGVVVDLIDGKAKIVGKVQAGYVYVDGLSVGDVTETSLKDRRILGDEGIISVFIVVDSSSGKIVGGPHIQARGSGIDDGAFVAVTPKIQEALDKSAQDGVMEPHQLQQMVRRVVGKWVSDTYRRRPMILPVVVEV; this is encoded by the coding sequence TTGAGTCATCCGCATCCTGAACTCGGTACCCCGCCGAAGCTCCCGAAGGGCGCCCTGCGGGTCACCCCGCTCGGCGGCCTGGGCGAGATCGGCCGCAACATGACGGTCTTCGAGTACGGCGGCCGCCTGCTCATCGTCGACTGCGGCGTCCTCTTCCCCGAGGAGGAGCAGCCGGGCATCGACCTGATCCTGCCGGACTTCACCACGATCCGGGACCGCCTGGACGACATCGAGGGCATCGTCCTCACGCACGGCCACGAGGACCACATCGGTGGTGTCCCGTATCTGCTGCGCCTGAAGCCGGACATCCCCCTCATCGGCTCGAAGCTGACCCTCGCGCTCATCGAGGCGAAGCTCCAGGAGCACCGGATCCGCCCGTACACCCTTGAGGTCACCGAGGGTCAGCGCGAGCGCATCGGCGTCTTCGACTGCGAGTTCATCGCGGTCAACCACTCGATCCCGGACGCCCTCGCCGTCGCCATCCGCACCCCTGCGGGCATGGCCGTGGCCACCGGTGACTTCAAGATGGACCAGCTTCCGCTGGACGGCCGTCTCACCGACCTGCACGCGTTCGCCCGGCTGAGCGAGGAAGGCATCGACCTTCTTCTCTCCGACTCCACGAACGCCGAGGTTCCCGGCTTCGTGCCGCCGGAACGGGACATCTCCAACGTCCTGCGCACGGTCTTCGCGAACGCCCAGAAGCGCATCATCGTGGCGAGCTTCGCCAGCCATGTGCACCGCATCCAGCAGATTCTGGACGCCGCCCACGAGTACGGCCGCAGGGTCGCCTTCGTCGGCCGCTCGATGGTCCGCAACATGGGTATCGCCCGCGACCTGGGCTATCTGAAGGTCCCCGCCGGACTGGTCGTCGACGTCAAGACCCTCGACGACCTCCCGGACGACGAGGTCGTGCTGGTCTGCACGGGTTCGCAGGGCGAGCCGATGGCGGCCCTCTCCCGGATGGCCAACCGCGACCACCAGATCCGGATCGTTCCCGGCGACACGGTGATCCTGGCGTCGTCCCTCATCCCCGGCAACGAGAACGCGGTCTACCGCGTGATCAACGGCCTGACCCGCTGGGGCGCCAACGTCGTCCACAAGGGCAACGCCAAGGTCCACGTCTCGGGCCACGCCTCGGCCGGCGAGTTGCTGTACTTCTACAACATCTGCAAGCCGAAGAACCTGATGCCGGTCCACGGCGAATGGCGCCACCTGCGCGCCAACGCCGAGCTGGGCGCCCTCACCGGCGTGCCGAAGGACCACATCGTCATCGCCGAGGACGGCGTGGTCGTCGACCTCATCGACGGCAAGGCGAAGATCGTCGGCAAGGTCCAGGCCGGCTACGTCTACGTCGACGGGCTCTCCGTCGGAGACGTCACCGAGACCTCCCTCAAGGACCGCCGCATCCTCGGCGACGAGGGCATCATCTCGGTGTTCATCGTGGTCGACAGCTCCTCCGGCAAGATCGTGGGCGGCCCCCACATCCAGGCCCGGGGCTCCGGCATCGACGACGGTGCCTTCGTGGCTGTCACGCCGAAGATCCAGGAAGCCCTGGACAAGTCGGCGCAGGACGGTGTGATGGAGCCCCACCAGCTCCAGCAGATGGTCCGCCGGGTCGTCGGCAAGTGGGTGTCCGACACCTACCGCCGACGCCCGATGATCCTTCCGGTCGTCGTCGAGGTCTGA